The DNA segment TGATCTATACCGGACTTTACGAAGACAATGAGAATGGCGTAATGCATACAACAGCCTCCGTCATTCGTCTTGCGGAAAAGAACGGTCTCAAAATGGATGCTTTCCGTTCCTGTATGAGTTCTCCAAAGGTGAGAGATCACATCAATCGCGAAGTAAACGAAGCCGAGGTCTTAAAAATCAACTCCACTCCTACTTTGTTTATCAATAATAAACCTCTTCCAAAAAGCGGAATTCCGGAATTGGATTTTTTACGTCAGTTGATCAACGAACTCATAAGCAAAAGTTGATTTTTGTAATTTAGAATGGAGACTGAGAAACGATTCTGTAGGAATTGCGGAACTCATATCTTACAAGAGTCCACACAATGCGTTTTTTGCGGATCGTTTCAGTTTTCCAACGGAATTCCTTTTTTCCGTTATCTTTCCGAAAGTAAATTTTTTAGAATCAAAATTCTGTATCCCGGGGTTCCTTTTTTAGGAACTTTGATTGCCGTTCTTCATTTTGTTTTTTGGAAAGACATTGTTCCTTTTACATTTTCGATTTTATTTTTGGTTTGGTCTTTTTTATTTTCGATTTCCGGTTGGATCGGGGAACTGATCTTAGACTTAAAATTCAGAGGCGACGTAAAAGATTTTAAGGAAGGTTTTATCGAATGGCAAAAACATCTCTATGATCGATCTCCTTATCTATCTTATTTGGGAATGATCCTATTTGTAGCCACACCACTGATCCAATGGCAGAATTCCCTATGGTTTTCTTTGGCTTCCGCCACGATTTGGACCACTTTGATTTCCTTTTTAGCGTTAGTCATCGTTCCTCTGATTTAGGGATTTATGAATTTTTTTCATCTCAAAAAAACCTTTAAACTTCCGGTAACTCTTAACTGGATTTTTGGAGGAGCATTTGTATCTCTCCTATTTTCCATTCTTAAATTTTATGATACGGAAGGACTGGAAAAGGTCTCCTATTTTGAACTGATTTTATTCTTAGCCGCGAATGCAGGCGCCGCGATACCTTTGAATTATCAGTTAGCGAACGGCCGATGGAATCTTCAAAAGTGGATGAAAATTTCGTTCTTTTGCTGGTATATTCCAATGTTGCTTTTCAACGCCTGGCTTACGGTGCAGGTTCCTGATTTTTTGGTAGTTATGTTAACCGCGCTTTATGCCAGTTATCTTGCGCCTTTCGGTATGATGGAAAGGCGCTATTTTATTTTTGGCGCGTTGATCTATTCATTTTGTTTGTTTTTATTTTATTTTACCGGAATTGCGGGAACATCTCCGATTCGTCTTAGAGATAGAACTCTGGTAATTTTCTTTTTTATTTTTGTTTTGACCGTGCTTTTGTATTTTTACTGGATGAGCATCACTTCCGGTTTCTTAAAATCGCAAAGTTCAAAGGTTCAAAAATTACTTCGAGCTTCTAGGAAAGATAAACGTAAACTTTCGGAAGAAAGAAAAACCATCGAAGAATTGATGGCTCAATTGAATAAGTCCTTACATATTATTAAAAAGGATTTATTAACCGCCAAAAGAATTCAAAAAAGCATACTTCCTTCCGGTTTTGAAGAATATTCCGATCTGGATATACGGGCGGAATATATCCCTAAAGACGAAGTGGGCGGTGATTTTTATGATATCACTCGGACAAACGGCGGAACCTATCGTTTGTTTCTCGCAGATGCGACGGGTCATGGGGTGCAAGGCGCTCTAATTACGATGGCGATCAAGGTAGGTTATGAATTTGTAAAACATTCCGGAAAACGTCCCGGTGAAATATTAGAAATTCTGAATTCTGATTTTGTATCTAAGTTTAAAACGCTGAATCTTTATTATACGTGTATTCTCGCGGATCTGGATCCGGAAAAAGGAATTTTAAGATATTCCTCCGCGGGGCATCCGGAACAGATTCTTTTGCACAACTCCGAATTTTATCCGCTTCAAAATACCGGTAGAATGATCGGACTTTCTCCGGCTTCAATCTATAAGGATAAGATTTTGAAAATTCTTCCCGGAGATAAGATTTTTCTTTTTTCGGACGGGTTGTTCGAAGAATTAAACTCGAATAAGGAATTTTATGGAAAAGAAAGACTTCATTCCCTATTAAAAACATTTAAGGAAAAATCTTCTCAGGAAATAGTAGACATCGTTTTAGGCGATCTCGAAAAATTTACGGAAGGTAGGAAATTTCAAGACGACCTTACCATTATCGTGGCTCAGATACCGACCGATTGAAAGACTCGGTTTTTTCAGGAGAATTTTTGATAGTTCTGAATCGTTTGTAAAAATAGAATTTTCAACTTTAAAACGTTTTTGTATTTTGTTCCACAATGTTTATGACGATCACTTTTAAACGTATCTTTTTTACGATTCTCTCAATTTGCATTCTTGCAATTTCTCTTTTTTTACATACGTCGTATTTTAAACCGCTCACCTTGGGGTTATTTTATGAAAGAATCTTTTGGGAATC comes from the Leptospira sp. WS92.C1 genome and includes:
- a CDS encoding zinc ribbon domain-containing protein → METEKRFCRNCGTHILQESTQCVFCGSFQFSNGIPFFRYLSESKFFRIKILYPGVPFLGTLIAVLHFVFWKDIVPFTFSILFLVWSFLFSISGWIGELILDLKFRGDVKDFKEGFIEWQKHLYDRSPYLSYLGMILFVATPLIQWQNSLWFSLASATIWTTLISFLALVIVPLI
- a CDS encoding PP2C family protein-serine/threonine phosphatase; the encoded protein is MNFFHLKKTFKLPVTLNWIFGGAFVSLLFSILKFYDTEGLEKVSYFELILFLAANAGAAIPLNYQLANGRWNLQKWMKISFFCWYIPMLLFNAWLTVQVPDFLVVMLTALYASYLAPFGMMERRYFIFGALIYSFCLFLFYFTGIAGTSPIRLRDRTLVIFFFIFVLTVLLYFYWMSITSGFLKSQSSKVQKLLRASRKDKRKLSEERKTIEELMAQLNKSLHIIKKDLLTAKRIQKSILPSGFEEYSDLDIRAEYIPKDEVGGDFYDITRTNGGTYRLFLADATGHGVQGALITMAIKVGYEFVKHSGKRPGEILEILNSDFVSKFKTLNLYYTCILADLDPEKGILRYSSAGHPEQILLHNSEFYPLQNTGRMIGLSPASIYKDKILKILPGDKIFLFSDGLFEELNSNKEFYGKERLHSLLKTFKEKSSQEIVDIVLGDLEKFTEGRKFQDDLTIIVAQIPTD